A genomic window from Halorubrum trapanicum includes:
- a CDS encoding ABC transporter permease gives MVSSRVIRNLKKEFRQSGLAKLGLALVVIIVLTAVFAPFIAPHNPTDQQLNQSELPPIGFSQTEERTTSQMVDGEIQTVTEEVEISADPDHVFGTDGLGRDMFSRVVYGARTSLVVGVLGTLLAASIGVPVGLLAGYHRGRVDDVLMRIADVSLAFPSLVLAVALIGLWGRAAVDIPDPFVAAGLAPEMPESFVLPITVVIVVGLVNWVWFARVARGEALSLRGQEYVKASRALGADDNTIILRHILPNAITPIIVLGTVQVAAIILLESSLSFLGFSGTTLSWGFDIAQGRDYVSSGQWWIASIPGLAIMLSVIGINLLGDWLRDALDPGIEGEGGAA, from the coding sequence ATGGTCTCTTCACGTGTCATTCGAAACCTCAAAAAGGAGTTCAGACAGAGCGGGCTCGCGAAGCTCGGGCTGGCGCTGGTGGTGATAATCGTGCTTACAGCCGTGTTCGCCCCGTTCATCGCGCCCCACAACCCGACCGACCAACAGCTCAACCAGAGCGAGCTGCCGCCGATCGGCTTCTCGCAGACGGAGGAGCGGACCACCTCGCAGATGGTCGACGGCGAGATCCAGACGGTCACCGAGGAGGTCGAGATCAGCGCCGACCCCGACCACGTGTTCGGCACCGACGGGCTCGGCCGCGACATGTTCTCGCGGGTGGTGTACGGCGCTCGGACGTCGCTCGTCGTCGGCGTCCTCGGCACGCTGCTGGCGGCGTCGATCGGCGTGCCGGTCGGCCTGCTCGCCGGCTATCACCGCGGGCGCGTCGACGACGTCCTGATGCGGATCGCGGACGTGAGTCTCGCGTTCCCCTCGCTCGTGCTGGCGGTCGCGCTGATCGGGCTGTGGGGGCGGGCGGCGGTGGACATCCCCGACCCGTTCGTCGCCGCCGGGCTCGCGCCGGAGATGCCCGAGAGCTTCGTGTTGCCGATAACGGTGGTGATCGTCGTCGGCCTCGTCAACTGGGTGTGGTTCGCCCGGGTCGCCCGCGGGGAGGCGCTCTCCTTGCGCGGGCAGGAGTACGTGAAGGCGTCTCGCGCGCTCGGCGCGGACGACAACACGATCATCCTCCGGCACATCCTCCCGAACGCGATCACGCCGATCATCGTCCTCGGGACGGTGCAGGTGGCGGCGATCATCCTCTTGGAGAGCTCGCTGTCGTTCCTTGGCTTCTCCGGGACGACGCTGTCGTGGGGCTTCGACATCGCGCAGGGGCGCGACTACGTCTCCTCCGGCCAGTGGTGGATCGCCTCCATCCCCGGGCTCGCGATCATGCTGTCGGTGATCGGGATCAACCTGCTCGGCGACTGGCTGCGTGACGCCTTAGACCCCGGTATCGAGGGCGAAGGGGGTGCCGCATGA
- a CDS encoding ABC transporter permease, giving the protein MSLGRFALKRSLQGIGVVWGVVTVVFALRFVTPGSPINAVAPLDASQETRQAIAAELGLDQPLYVQYGQYIFDLLRGDMGFSYIKGQDVATLVFGRLPATVELALAASVVAIVLAIPLGVISATRRNEPVDYGATLLSLGGISTPNFWLGIMLILVFAVEFNIFNTSGRGVTVVDVALSVVGPEPVFGTLLTWLAYITLPAIALGTYFMALITRLTRSGMLDELSKGYVQAARAKGLPQTLIRYKHALRNTLIPVITVLGLQLGTLIGGAVITEAVFSWPGLGSLVIDSINTRDWPTLQGSLIVIGTSFVLVNILVDVVYAYLDPEVITD; this is encoded by the coding sequence ATGTCACTCGGAAGATTCGCACTCAAAAGAAGCCTCCAAGGGATCGGCGTCGTCTGGGGCGTCGTCACCGTCGTGTTCGCGCTCCGGTTCGTCACGCCCGGCAGCCCGATCAACGCGGTCGCACCGCTCGACGCCTCTCAGGAGACGCGACAGGCGATCGCCGCCGAGCTGGGGCTCGACCAGCCGCTGTACGTCCAGTACGGCCAGTACATCTTCGACCTCCTGCGCGGCGACATGGGGTTCTCGTACATCAAGGGACAGGACGTCGCGACGCTCGTGTTCGGTCGCCTCCCCGCGACGGTCGAGCTGGCGCTCGCCGCCAGCGTCGTCGCCATCGTCCTCGCCATCCCGCTGGGCGTGATCAGCGCGACCCGCCGCAACGAGCCGGTCGACTACGGCGCGACGCTGCTCTCGCTCGGCGGCATCTCCACCCCGAACTTCTGGCTCGGGATCATGCTCATCCTCGTGTTCGCCGTGGAGTTCAACATCTTCAACACCAGCGGTCGCGGGGTCACCGTCGTCGACGTCGCGCTGTCGGTCGTCGGGCCGGAGCCGGTGTTCGGGACGCTGCTGACGTGGCTCGCGTACATCACGCTGCCCGCGATCGCCCTCGGCACGTACTTCATGGCGCTCATCACCCGGCTGACGCGCTCGGGGATGTTGGACGAACTCAGCAAGGGGTACGTTCAGGCCGCGCGGGCCAAGGGGCTCCCGCAGACCCTGATCCGGTACAAACACGCGCTCCGGAACACGCTGATCCCGGTGATCACCGTCCTCGGCCTCCAGCTCGGGACGCTGATCGGCGGCGCCGTCATCACGGAGGCGGTGTTCTCGTGGCCGGGGCTCGGCTCGCTCGTCATCGACAGTATCAACACCCGAGACTGGCCGACGCTACAGGGCAGTCTCATCGTTATCGGGACGAGCTTCGTCCTCGTCAACATCCTCGTCGACGTGGTGTACGCGTATCTCGACCCGGAGGTAATAACCGACTAA